A single window of Eucalyptus grandis isolate ANBG69807.140 chromosome 1, ASM1654582v1, whole genome shotgun sequence DNA harbors:
- the LOC104422172 gene encoding mitochondrial succinate-fumarate transporter 1, whose protein sequence is MASGPPRPSSDPDRKRTIPVYMKAVSGSLGGTVEACCLQPIDVIKTRLQLDKSGAYKGIAHCGATIARTEGVRALWKGLTPFATHLTLKYTLRMWSNAVLQSAFKDPETGKLTNRARLLSGFGAGVLEALVIVTPFEVVKIRLQQQRGLSPELLKYKGPIHCARTIIREEGLRGLWAGAAPTVMRNGTNQAAMFTAKNAFDVLLWKKHEGDGKVLQPWQSMISGFLAGTAGPVCTGPFDVVKTRLMAQSRHGGELKYKGMVHAIQTIFKEEGLLALWKGLLPRLMRIPPGQAIMWAVADQVIGFYERKFLIDAPV, encoded by the exons ATGGCGAGCGGGCCGCCGCGACCCTCCTCCGATCCCGACCGCAAGCGCACGATCCCGGTCTACATGAAGGCGGTCTCGGGCTCGCTCGGGGGCACCGTGGAGGCCTGCTGCCTCCAGCCCATCGACGTCATCAAGACCCGGCTCCAGCTCGACAAGTCCGGCGCCTACAAGGGGATCGCCCACTGCGGCGCCACCATCGCCAGGACCGAGGGCGTCCGGGCCCTCTGGAAGGGCCTCACGCCGTTCGCGACCCACCTGACGCTCAAGTACACGCTCCGGATGTGGTCGAACGCCGTGCTCCAGTCGGCGTTCAAGGACCCGGAGACTGGGAAGCTCACCAACAGGGCCAGGCTCCTGTCCGGCTTCGGCGCCGGGGTGCTCGAGGCGCTCGTGATCGTCACTCCATTCGAG GTTGTTAAAATCAGGCTGCAGCAACAAAGAGGTTTAAGTCCGGAGCTTTTAAAGTACAAGGGTCCTATTCATTGTGCCCGGACAATCATCCGTGAAGAAGGCCTTCGTGGGCTGTGGGCAGGGGCTGCACCTACAGTCATGCGCAATGGGACCAACCAAGCTGCTATGTTTACAGCGAAGAACGCATTCGATGTACTATTATGGAAGAAGCATGAAGGCGATGGCAAGGTCCTCCAACCATGGCAGTCCATGATTTCTGGATTCCTAGCAGGAACTGCAGGTCCTGTGTGCACTGGGCCCTTCGATGTCGTCAAGACGAGGTTGATGGCTCAAAGTCGACATGGTGGAGAGTTGAAGTACAAGGGCATGGTTCATGCCATCCAAACAATTTTTAAAGAGGAAGGACTTCTCGCTCTGTGGAAGGGACTCCTGCCTCGGCTCATGAGAATCCCGCCCGGCCAGGCCATTATGTGGGCTGTCGCGGATCAAGTAATCGGATTCTATGAGAGGAAATTTCTCATAGATGCGCCGGTCTAG